The genomic window GAATCTGTATGCTAACTCTCTGGGCCTGCCTTGCAAATGGAGCAGGAAATTCACTGAATCTGAGACCGTGAATTATACATGAAGCAGTCCCCTGCCAGTTAACGATTACAGGCTCGGTATCCTCTTCTATGATCCTGAATTTCCCAGCTATACCCTCGAAAGGAAAAAGAATATCTGTTTTGCCTTCGTTAAGATCTGCAAGAATGCCCTTCTCATCCAGTTTGTCTCCTTTCTGCCAATAAAGCCTTGAAAAATATTCATTCACGGATTCAAGGCATAGAGGATCTTCATGATGCCTCAGTACGATTGAAGCTGTATCCGCGCTTTGCCTCAAAAAACCTGCTGGTATGCGTGTTTCTGGGTTAAAAACATATACATGGCCTTTTTCAGATAAACGGCCTTCCCTGTTACATCTTCCAGCAGCCTGGGCTATGGAATCAATGCCAGCAATGCAGCGGTAAACCACAGGAAAATCAAGATCAACGCCAGCTTCCACAAGCTGGGTGCTTATTACCCTGCATTCTGTGCCGTTTTTAAGCTTTTCTCTTATTTTATTCAAAACTTTTGAACGGTGGGCAGGACACATAAGTGCGCTCAAGTGAATAGATTCGACTTTTTCAGAAATTTTTTCGCAAAGAATACGGGCCTGTTTTCTGGTATTTACAATGCACAAAACCTGTCTGAATCCTGCAACTCTTTCAACCAGTTCATCATCTGTCAAATCACCCAGATTTTCAGTTGCAACTCGCCTGAATTCTTCGTAAAGCCTTGACGGGTCAGGAGCTATTTCCGTGACATTCTTCAAGCCGTTCTTAAAATTATCTGAATAATCAAGAGCTGGTTGGGTTGCTGTGCATAAAACCACAGTCGAATCATAAACCGCGGATATTTCTTTCAAGGTTTCCAGGCATGGCAGAAGAAAGGGGGCTGGCAGCATCTGCGCTTCGTCCAGAATAATGACGCTGTTTGCAATATTATGAATCTTTCTGGATTTGGACGTTCTGTTTGCAAAGAGAGATTCAAAAAACTGTACGTTTGTTGTTACTATCAGAGGCGCATCCCAATTTTCCGAAGCAAGCTTTGATCTATTGTCATCATTATCAGGCAAAAAATTGCTGTGATGCTCAAGAACTGCGCCATTTCCGAATATATCCCTGAAAACGCCTGCATTCTGCTCAATTATGCTGGTATAAGGGATGACATAGATGATTCGTTCCTTGTTATGTAGGTTGGCGTGTTTCATTGCAAAGGCAAGGGATGAAAGCGTTTTCCCTCCACCTGTTGGAACTGTCAGAGAAAAAAGACCTGTAGGTTTTTCAGCTGACTTCTGACATGCCCCAAGAATTTCACGCCTTAAAGTATTGATTTTAGAAGGTTCGACCTGATTCATTTTTCTTTCAAGTTCGGCCTCAAGCTTTGGATACAATTCTTTTAGTGAAGGATATCCTTTCCTCCATGAACATTTATCCTTGTCAAAAAACTCTTCAGTATCGAGAAAATCAGCATCAACAAGACAAGAGAAAACCATCCTGATAAAAAAAGACAGTCTGAACGCAAAACGATCTTTTTCCTCTTCATTTGAAAGTTTCACATTAAAAGGGAAATCAGGAACTTTTTTAAAATTTAAAATGCTGTCTGGTTTTGCGGAAAAATCAGGAATTTTCTTTTCAAGACGCTTTAAAAGACAGGCCTCATCATTATTTTTACCATCCTGAAGCCCTGTATGATGCCCTGAAATTATATATGCAAGTATTCTTGCCGCAGCTTTTGGCAAAACAAATCCGGCATGTTTAGCCCCTGCTGTTGCATGATCGACTTTTTTACCGCCTCTTAATCTATGCTGAAATTCCACAGAATATTTTCCGAGGTCGTGCCACAGGCCAGCAAGATATCCCCAATCACCTGAATGGAATTTTTCAGCAAATTTCTTTGAGAGTTCAGCGGTTTCTTGTAGATGATCTTCAAGTAAATGCCATTCATCTTCGTTCAAATTACCGTCAATTGAGTGAGCATAGAACGTTTCTGTTTTTTCCATTTCCATTTCACCATTTATGAAGATTAGGGTTAAAACAAAAAAACCTTATTGGAATTAACATAACCCCCAACTATGACATTTCTGTCATACTTCCCAAAAAAATCTCATATAGAGTTATTTTTCAGCATCTCCGCTATTTCCTCCAAGATCTCCTGTCTCATCTTCACAGGGTCAATCACCCTTGCATCTTTCCCATAGGACAAAACCCATCTTTTTACGTCAGGCCAGCCGCAGGTCTGCATTTCAAGGATGATCGAACCGTCTGGATTCTCGGTTATTCTCTGATCCTCGGCCCATCTTCTTTCTCTTATGTATTTGGCAACATATTCTGAAAACCAGATACGGCATTCAAAGCAGTCATCCATTATGAGCCCGAAAGGCCGGTTCAGGAATTCAGGTGCATCAAAGCCTGACGGATAATCAAAAGCTTCGTCTGTGATCTCGACATTTTCAATTCTCTCAAGGGCAAAAGTTCGAGACTCACCGCCCGGATCAAGGTGAAGAAGAAGATAAAGTCCGCCGTTCTCCTGAAAGAAATGAAGCGGTTTGGCGTGGTAATCCCTGATGATATCTGACTTGAAGGAATGGTAACTGATGCGGCATTTTTTGCGGCCAATAATGGCTTCCAGAATATCCAGCATAATATCTTCATGTCCGCTGTAATTCTTGGCAAATCTAACCCTGTTCAAAAATACTGTTTCCATGCGCTCAAAAACCTCAAGCAACCTTTCTGGCGCAAGTCCCTTGAGCTTGCTGAAAGACGAATCAACATATTTGAAGATCTCGCTTTCATAAAAAACCGACGAAGAGCCTTTCAGGAAACTGAGTACAAAGAGTTCGGGCAGAGTAAAGCTGAGGTCGGGCACATTCAAGTTTTTAAGTTTGGTGAGATATGATTCTTCTATGCGCCATGTTTTCTCCCGTTCCCCATCAATTCTATCATTATATATGGGGATGCCAATATGTTCTATGGCTTGCAGGATTCTGTAGACCTGACGGTCGCTTTTACCTGTAATCCTGGCTATATCCTTTTTTGTGGCTCCGTTTTGTCTGGCGAGAAGATCCATAACCTTTAGCATTTTGACAATATTTCCCCACATACAGTTCACCCTATAACATTTTTGGCTGGATTCAATGGATGGTAATGAGAATATGATGAAAAACTGAATGATAGACTGGTATGAATTTTGGCAAAAAAGCAAGTATAGAAACCTACCTCTAATATTATTTATAAAAAAATTAATAATATTAAATATTTGCTAATGACTATAAACAGAACGTCCACAGTTTTTTCCGCTCAGGTAGTTACTTTCAGCTGTTTTCAACATCTGTGCATATATCTGTTCTGCGGATAAGTCGCATTATTTAGTGACGTCAAAGTGATTGAGGCTTCTGACTTTGTAGGCTTAGATCCCAAGTGGAATTCAGTATGATTACTGCCTGGAGTCCAGGGGAAACAATGGCATCAAAAAATTACCGGTCAGACTTTATTTATTTTTCTTGGAAATGATTTTCGTGGTGCTTTTGAAGTTGCCATTCCATTTTTTTTGGTGTAAAAAATTAACGTTAACGTAAAGGATACCAACTCGATATGATCCATAAAACGTTTTTTCAACGGAGTGACGCATGAAAGCAGCAAAAAAACAAATCACCTGGCAAGAAGAATACCAATCCAAACTCATGACCGCCAAAGAAGCTGCGGCCAGGATCAAATCCGGCGACAGAATCGCCCTTTCAGGTGGAACATGCATACCACCAGCCTTTTGCACCGCATTATCCGAACGGGCCGGAGATGTTAAAAATGTGACACTGGCCCTGGGATACGCTCTGGGCTTTTACGGTTTCATGGCCCCTGAAAACAAGGATAGCTTCTCCATCGAAACCATGTTTGTAGGACCTGTGGAAAGAATGTGCATGGAATTCGGAGTATCGGCATATGTGCCTCAGCATCTGGGCGATGTGGGAGCCTTTACCGAAGAAGGAAATTTCAATGTGGTAACATCTGTGGCAACCCCTCCTGATGAAAACGGATACATGACGAGATCTTTGTTCGGATCATTCCTCAACAAAAATACCATTGACAAGGCCGATACTGTAATTATCGAAGTCAACAGAAACTTTCCATGCATGAACACCGAGGCTTTCAAGATCCATGTTTCAGAGGTGGACTGCATAATAGAACATGATGCCCAGGTTTTTGAGGTGCCTGAAATAACCATCACCGAGACCGAAGAAAAAATAGCGGGATTCATAGCCGACATGATTCCTGATGGAGCTACCATACAGCTCGGCTTCGGCGGCCTTGGCAACGCCATCGGACATCTGCTCAAAGGCAAAAAGGATCTGGGCATGCACGCCGAGGTCATAACACCGTCTGTGATGGAGCTGATGAAAGCAGGTGTAATGACCGGGCGGAAAAAGAATTACAAGCCTGGCAAGGTGGTGGGTGCTTTCTGTGTTGGAACCAAGGCATTCTACGATTTTATCGACGGGAATATGGATCTGGAATTCCATGAAATCTCTGTGATCAACAATCCACTTGAAATAGCCAAAAACGACAATCTGATATCCATAAATAATGCGCTGATGTTCGACCTCACCGGCCAGGCAGCATCTGAATCCATAGGAACAAAACAGTACAGCGGCACAGGTGGCCAGGTGAATTTCGTACATGGAGCAAAACTTTCCAAGGGAGGAAAAAGCATCCTCACGCTGAACTCCACGTATACAGACAAGGAAGGTAACCTCCGTTCCAAAATCCTCCCTGTTCTCCCTGAAGGAACGGTTGTCACCACATCAAGAAACGATGTGCAGTATGTGGTCACAGAGTATGGGGTGGCAAATCTGCGTTTCAAAAGCATCCCTGAAAGGGCAAAAGCCCTGATTGCCATAGCCCACCCCGACTTCCGCGAAGAACTGCTGGAAGAAGCAAAAAAACACGGATGGCTGTAAAAGCCCTGATATAGCCCCAATGGAATAATGACCGGCCTTTTGTGTTACAACTGGCCGGTTATTTTTTAAATGCTGCACCTGCAAGTATGAATTTTTAACTCCCCAAACAAACAACTGATATTGACAAAATCTCAAAAAGTCCGATTTACATCATTGCGGTGCAGGCCGGAATCCAGAAATATCTAAAAACACACAGATGCCGGATCAATCCCGTCATGGTAACGATGCCTTTTGTGACTTTTTGCGACGCCATCAGTATTTAATTCCGGTTTTAACTCAAAAACACATTGATCACACATCAAAAACTCTGATTTTTAGAAACACCCTCTTATTTTAATAATTGTAATAAGTAGTTTATAAAAGCGCTTTTTTTTACTAATATCTTTTTCCAGAGCCACTTTTCGTCAAAATGATTCAAACCCAATAAAAGGTGAGCATCAATGGCCTATAAAAAAGCCCTTCTTATACTCGCATGTTTTTTGTTAACTGCCTTATCCGCAAGCAAACATCTTCATGCTAAAACAGCCCATACAGAACCCCGGCCATGCCCCTCCGAAGCCACCCTCTTTTCTGAAATGGAGCTAAAAAGACAGGATCTTCTGAAAATAGAAGCTGGGCTATCAGAACTGATAAAATCCGGAGCAGGTGGGAATGCATCTCCTGCCGCACTTTTTGTAACTG from Desulforegula conservatrix Mb1Pa includes these protein-coding regions:
- a CDS encoding CRISPR-associated helicase/endonuclease Cas3, which produces MEKTETFYAHSIDGNLNEDEWHLLEDHLQETAELSKKFAEKFHSGDWGYLAGLWHDLGKYSVEFQHRLRGGKKVDHATAGAKHAGFVLPKAAARILAYIISGHHTGLQDGKNNDEACLLKRLEKKIPDFSAKPDSILNFKKVPDFPFNVKLSNEEEKDRFAFRLSFFIRMVFSCLVDADFLDTEEFFDKDKCSWRKGYPSLKELYPKLEAELERKMNQVEPSKINTLRREILGACQKSAEKPTGLFSLTVPTGGGKTLSSLAFAMKHANLHNKERIIYVIPYTSIIEQNAGVFRDIFGNGAVLEHHSNFLPDNDDNRSKLASENWDAPLIVTTNVQFFESLFANRTSKSRKIHNIANSVIILDEAQMLPAPFLLPCLETLKEISAVYDSTVVLCTATQPALDYSDNFKNGLKNVTEIAPDPSRLYEEFRRVATENLGDLTDDELVERVAGFRQVLCIVNTRKQARILCEKISEKVESIHLSALMCPAHRSKVLNKIREKLKNGTECRVISTQLVEAGVDLDFPVVYRCIAGIDSIAQAAGRCNREGRLSEKGHVYVFNPETRIPAGFLRQSADTASIVLRHHEDPLCLESVNEYFSRLYWQKGDKLDEKGILADLNEGKTDILFPFEGIAGKFRIIEEDTEPVIVNWQGTASCIIHGLRFSEFPAPFARQAQRVSIQIPNKIREQHIKLGNIELIKDRYAVLINSSLYDEKFGLDLSNPYHHEPESLVF
- a CDS encoding helix-turn-helix transcriptional regulator → MWGNIVKMLKVMDLLARQNGATKKDIARITGKSDRQVYRILQAIEHIGIPIYNDRIDGEREKTWRIEESYLTKLKNLNVPDLSFTLPELFVLSFLKGSSSVFYESEIFKYVDSSFSKLKGLAPERLLEVFERMETVFLNRVRFAKNYSGHEDIMLDILEAIIGRKKCRISYHSFKSDIIRDYHAKPLHFFQENGGLYLLLHLDPGGESRTFALERIENVEITDEAFDYPSGFDAPEFLNRPFGLIMDDCFECRIWFSEYVAKYIRERRWAEDQRITENPDGSIILEMQTCGWPDVKRWVLSYGKDARVIDPVKMRQEILEEIAEMLKNNSI
- a CDS encoding acetyl-CoA hydrolase/transferase family protein, giving the protein MKAAKKQITWQEEYQSKLMTAKEAAARIKSGDRIALSGGTCIPPAFCTALSERAGDVKNVTLALGYALGFYGFMAPENKDSFSIETMFVGPVERMCMEFGVSAYVPQHLGDVGAFTEEGNFNVVTSVATPPDENGYMTRSLFGSFLNKNTIDKADTVIIEVNRNFPCMNTEAFKIHVSEVDCIIEHDAQVFEVPEITITETEEKIAGFIADMIPDGATIQLGFGGLGNAIGHLLKGKKDLGMHAEVITPSVMELMKAGVMTGRKKNYKPGKVVGAFCVGTKAFYDFIDGNMDLEFHEISVINNPLEIAKNDNLISINNALMFDLTGQAASESIGTKQYSGTGGQVNFVHGAKLSKGGKSILTLNSTYTDKEGNLRSKILPVLPEGTVVTTSRNDVQYVVTEYGVANLRFKSIPERAKALIAIAHPDFREELLEEAKKHGWL